In Aspergillus nidulans FGSC A4 chromosome II, a single window of DNA contains:
- a CDS encoding uncharacterized protein (transcript_id=CADANIAT00005175), with product MEERIRKRIPKSCRRCHRRKQRCVGAPVCANCELAGQPCVRSDSVPSWHHGMSKGALAQRIETLEAQLAALTERQTRSASVSRSEEHRQYPDDTRSSGEGLRPSTGSGSGSGSNASISTITDSPETQGAVMHFFIQGPGRYEDKVEGNYLGPSSGLAIAENISRIVQDAVWKSIPVNETHEFQAPCENETTGPASAPDDAMGARILEAYFKSMQMRLPFLCRAEIYELHARRYEPVGPSTAEQFARFKIFMVYAIGAAILRMTEMYDSTPPRNYFVTAMQYQPAIQGSLSISSIEALMLLAMYNLQSSASSSVWYMMGLATRICVDFGLHREVQYRRLSPYEAQRRRRLFWSVYLNERSVAWSLGRPFSIGDEEIDAEPPADIDDSLPESADEDSFRTPRDRGELWTGPNIRCFIACIKLSRISSKIRSTVYRLDRDLPSLLHKVYPLLARLDEYQKSLPYLSAYENDFIQMHWNNATRTLLHPFLSILPPDDELARRCLYSSGQMCQYFKRLRQRDSTWYSFLLINTLFMAGLTICLCLFRSPRLWTISVSNDLRACSSALFVMAERHPSVRKYRDALETAINRVMDYVSDAQIQSQTHTTGSMSYTLDRALTDPPTPGFYIPSPQASRASAPGLGVEETSETIPIPLSDGRATTFSGLFTEDFWAGDAFSLHMGETFGLRT from the exons TAGAGACTCTGGAGGCGCAGCTTGCTGCTCTGACAGAGAGGCAGACAAGGAGTGCTAGCGTCTCGAGATCTGAGGAGCATCGTCAGTATCCAGATGATACCAGATCTTCAGGCGAAGGGCTGAGGCCCAGCAcaggttcaggttcaggctccGGCTCGAACGCAAGCATAAGCACAATCACAGACTCACCCGAAACCCAGGGTGCAGTCATgcatttcttcatccagggACCGGGTCGGTACGAAGATAAAGTCGAGGGGAACTATCTAGGCCCATCATCTGGCCTTGCAATCGCCGAGAATATCAGTCGTATAGTCCAGGACGCCGTGTGGAAGTCCATCCCCGTGAATGAGACGCACGAGTTTCAGGCGCCCTGTGAGAATGAGACCACCGGCCCAGCCTCAGCACCGGACGACGCAATGGGAGCGCGTATCCTTGAGGCGTATTTCAAGAGTATGCAGATGCGTTTACCATTCCTGTGCCGAGCCGAGATTTACGAGTTGCACGCTAGACGCTATGAGCCAGTTGGCCCGAGTACAGCAGAGCAATTTGCCCGATTCAAGATCTTTATGGTCTACGCGATTGGCGCGGCCATACTCAGGATGACAGAGATGTATGACTCGACGCCACCTAGGAATTACTTTGTTACGGCCATGCAGTATCAGCCTGCTATCCAGGGATCGCTCTCCATCTCGAGCATCGAAGCTCTAATGCTCCTCGCCATGTACAATCTGCAGTCATCCGCTAGCTCGAGCGTGTGGTACATGATGGGTCTGGCGACACGAATATGCGTCGATTTCGGACTGCACAGGGAGGTCCAGTATCGGCGGCTCAGTCCGTACGAGGCACAGCGACGCCGGAGGCTCTTCTGGAGTGTATACCTGAATGAGCGCTCCGTCGCGTGGTCGTTAGGTCGACCGTTCAGCattggcgatgaggagatcGACGCAGAGCCCCcggctgatattgacgattCGCTACCAGAAAGTGCAGACGAAGATTCATTCCGAACACCCAGAGACCGGGGCGAGCTGTGGACGGGCCCGAATATCCGGTGTTTCATTGCGTGCATCAAGCTATCCCGGATATCATCGAAAATTAGGTCGACGGTATACCGGTTGGATAGAGACCTACCGTCTCTTTTACATAAGGTGTATCCTTTGTTGGCGAGGTTAGACGAATACCAAAAGTCCTTGCCATATCTATCTGCATACGAGAACGACTTCATCCAAATGCACTGGAACAATGCGACGCGGACTCTTCTGCATCCATTTCTGAGTATCCTGCCGCCAGACGACGAATTGGCCCGGCGCTGCTTGTACTCGTCCGGGCAAATGTGCCAGTATTTCAAGAGACTACGGCAGAGAGACTCAACCTGGTACTCGTTTTTGCTCATCAACACGCTATTCATGGCGGGATTGACTATCTG TCTGTGCCTCTTCCGCTCCCCCCGGTTATGGACGATCAGTGTCTCCAATGACCTGCGCGCCTGCTCATCCGCACTCTTCGTGATGGCCGAACGACACCCCAGCGTCCGGAAATATCGCGATGCCCTGGAAACAGCCATTAACCGTGTCATGGACTACGTGAGTGATGCACAGATACAGAGCCAGACACATACCACGGGCAGCATGTCGTATACTCTTGATCGTGCGCTTACGGACCCTCCAACACCAGGGTTCTATATCCCCTCTCCGCAGGCAAGTAGGGCTAGTGCGCCTGGATTGGGCGTTGAAGAAACCTCAGAGACGATACCAATCCCTCTATCAGACGGACGGGCAACTACGTTCTCAGGGTTATTTACAGAGGATTTTTGGGCGGGCGATGCGTTTAGTTTGCATATGGGGGAGACCTTCGGATTGCGAACATAG